The Carassius gibelio isolate Cgi1373 ecotype wild population from Czech Republic chromosome A19, carGib1.2-hapl.c, whole genome shotgun sequence genome segment ATTCTTTTCTTGGTGGGAAGAGTAACTTAAAGGAGTATTTtactcagaaatgaaaatttgctgaaaagatgtagatgagtttgtttgttcttcagatttggagaaatttagtattacatcacttcCTCACTAATAGATGCTcagggtgccgtcagaatgagagtccagacagccgattgaaacatcacaataatccagaagtAACCAGCACCACCCCAATACAGCAATTAACATCTCATGAAgagaaaagctgcgtgtttgtaagaaacaaatccatcaagacattttaacttcaaaccattgctaaaTATAATCACAACTGCTTTTGATGTCTTTCTTCCTTCATACAACcaccaaaaaaaattattaagatgGAGTTACTTTCTAACCGATTTGTTCTCTTTTCCAATGTTTGACCTGATCTGCCACTTACACTACCTTTGCATTACTCTCTGtgttaaaataacttaaatctcTTGTGTATTAAAATGCGGATACATAAAATGATCAACTTATCATCAATCTGGTAACACATGTGAGCATAAGCATCGAGTCTGAGGAATTTGGACTGCAGCACCCATTTCCCCTGCTAGCTGTCAATATTACATACTGCACCTTTATAgggatagttcatgcaaaaatgaaaatattatgttTATCTGCGTACCTCCAAGggatccaagatgtaggtgactttgtttcttcagtagaacacaaattaagattttaacttatcagtcttataatggcaGTAAATGGGCCATGGCTTtgagagttaaaaaaaataatatacacagacaaaaccaaattaaaccctgcagcttgtGACGATACACGAAACGATCGGTCTGTGGGAGAAACTGAAgagtatttatatacttttttattttacctctGATCCACTATAGTCCAGAAGGAACATGTTTTAAGAAGTTgctttcaatttatttttcattaatgaaaAAAAGCATTGAGCTGATGTCATTCTCTTACTGACTTGATATCTTTTGTAATATTCATCAGTTCTATGGACTAATATAATATTCAAAcaattgtctgtctgtctgtacttAGAATAGTCTTTCTCTTTTACATATTGATTCAGCTGCAGCAGTCCACAAAGCATGAATGGTCCACAGAGGAGGGTGGAGACGGCAGAAAGCTGAATTACCTCATGACTGTTGGAAAACCCACTTCTGGCTTCACTGCTGGACTGCATGTGCAGAACTACTTTACCCATGGGAAAATTTAAAGTATAATGGGTTTTAAAGGTAATTGTACATTTGTATTGCCACATCACTTACAACTTGGAAGAAAATAGCACCAAACAAAGAAGATAAATTATGCATGCACATATCTTTGGACTATGTGTCATTTAAAAACCAATTTGAATAGCAAATACATTGCTGCAGAAATTGTGCAAATGCAAATTGAATAAATGCACACAACATTTTCTATAATGAACATGTATAATGAAATGAGATCTCAGTATCAATAAAGATAACGAGAttcaattttatgttttatatattattttatcattattttgtatttatttattcattttattattttattttttgttggaagagaaatttaaaggaatagttcggcCAAAAAcctaaatttgctgaaaacatATTTACCCTCAcgtcattcaagatgtagatgagtttgtttcttcatcagatttggagaaatgcagcatttcatcacttgttcACGAGTGGATCCTATGCAGTGAatgtctaaacagctgataaaaacatcacaataatccacaagtaatccacaccactccagtccatcagttaatgatttgtgaagtgaaatgcaatgtgtttgtaaaaaataaatacatttttaagattcaaattcaaataattgCTTCTGCATCAAATGGCATCCATTTACTGCAGATGATCAATTAGTAAGTGatttaatgcttaatttctccagatcagaactattcctttaaattttgTACATACAGAAAATCAAAATACCATGTGCACAGTAACATAcccattattttacagttttaatatatgttaTCAGGACCCATGAGGTGCAGGTGATCGGTACGTCATCCACTAGATCCAAATTCTGAGATTGTTGGTATATTGATGCAAGAAGGACAACAGCTGCCTATCTTAGTGTGACCTGTTTTTGGTGTGGATAGAAATACTTACATTTTATATTCCAGTATTTTAATCTGAGAGTACAAAATGTTAATCACATTTTTAATTTCTCAGAATAAGGCCCactttttaaaagaagaaaatcattCAAATACCTTAGCATTGAATTGTAAACACAAATCTTTAGcaaataaaatagaacaaatcAGGCTATCCATAGCTCCAAAAGGGAGTGGGAATTTACATAAGCTTTATATTTGCAGAACCAGTTTAACCAACATTGAATATATAGTTGAGGGAAGACAGCCCCCAAGAAAAAGATTTAAAAGGAATATCAGCATTATATCTGTCAGTCTATTCTGATCCTTGAAGAGAAGGTAAGCATATTTTACCTAAACTGATTTAggtgtaatatataaaaatatataccaaTATGAGTGggtaatgtaaaaatgaaatgacCACACCTGTGTAGGAAGGAACATATTGCAAGAAGCtgcttctgtttttctttcttgaaaCCAACAAACAAAATCATGGAGCTGATTATATTTTCTAACTGATTTGTTCTCTTCTGCAATGTTAGATTTTTGTTCTTAACTAACTTGATATTTACTGTCTGTGCTAAAATAATTTCACTATTTAATCTTAATATAATTTAGGCATGATTTCTTAAGTGATTAAATATACGATATtcaaacaattaatttatttaatgatatattATATGTTGAACTATACAAGAGTAGAACCAAGTCAAGAACAACAGAATATTCTTGTTTAGTGGTAACATTTGTATTTTagtgttaccaaataaatacTGAGTATCTGTTAAGTGTTGTTTATAGGTGTAAATTTCACTGCTTTAAGTGCTTTAGTTAAGCAATCTATGAATTGCAGTTATTCAGTATAAAGGTTCTGGATACTGTGTTCACAATATTGTAAAACAAATTATCACAGAAATTTATCagaaaaaatatttagcattagTTGTGATGTCAAAATAAGTGTGCAAGCCTTTGACTTAGGCTTGTAATAAAAGACCAGATAGGCAGTGAGGTGCTGGTGACTGGAGCAAAGAGAAATCAAGCCATCTGTATCTCCAATAGGAAGTGGggatttaaatttgatttgatttgatttgatttgcaaAACCAGTTAAACCAGTGCTGAATAAACAGTCGAAGGTGGAGATTTAAGAGGAATAATAGCATGTCCTTTTTACCATCAGTCTAGTCTGATCCTTAAATAGAAGGTAAGCTACTGTCTGTTTTGTAGATCTAACATAATTGAAGtgtaggatttaaaaaaataaataaatataaaaccacCACACTTATGTAGGAACCTATTTCAAGAATTAGGTttctagtttttttgtttgtttgtttgtttgtttgacaacAGCACATTTAAATCAGGTTTAAATATGATCAATTTTGCtttaacaaaattaatatttgtcTCTCTTCACCATTGTACATCGATGTAGTCTTCActgctttatttgttttttttaaagcaatctttgaattactgttatttaatcaATTGCACAATATTGTAAAACAAATGATCAAAGaattttgattcatttatttaggCTACTGAACAATTAGTTGTGACATCAAAAAAGGGTACAAACCTTTGATCTAGTCTAATACTGAATTGATTGGATGACAAAGTAGGTGGACTTTCCATGTTTACACTGACGTGCTCTCTATCAAAAAGGCCTTTAACCTCTCTATATGTAGTATTCTTTGAATCTACTTAGATGTTATATCATGATGATGTGATGTCAATATTATGCTGTAAAAGATACAACTATTTTCTGAAACTCATCTGTAATtctaaaataattgttatatgtacagaattaaatattactgtattaatgAAGCCTGATAATGACCTACACAGACAATATGTGATCATAAATGTACCACATATCACAGGTTTTACACACTGCATGTAAACTTGAatcatcaatgtaaaaaaaataatcattaagtcATGGAACTTTTCACATCATTACTCACTTTACTCACTTTACTTCAAATGCTCATACCTTAAGAGTTGGTTGTTTACTCGATTATTTCTTTCACTTATTCAGTTTGATTTCTGAAAATTACAGAGTCGTATTTCTGTCATGACAAGTCTTGgagggattggcatggtaatgtgcatgacaatgttaatgtatttggtcttggcgaAATAGATCTACTAAGATGCTGCTGCTGTGGCAGAGCAAGTACAGAGACTTGCTACTGTCAacacatccacaacatgctgctgtgagcatgtaagaaatattgctgctgcaaatataacatacatgaaataaccccTGGGCATACATGAATAcctcatagcagatctatacaggtggtgCTGGCAAAGATGAAGgggtttctgaagcaagctgcacTGCTACAGAAACTCTAATCATATATTTGACTATTaagcagcgagctcattggctatacaagagagaaccaatcagctgtgccatgtgataatgatgtcattgcACAAGATTAAGTTAAACCTATTGGACCGCATCATCAGAACTCTGTATATAGCTTACTCATTATATTATATTGGGCACTAGTTTGATAtagaagtatgtttttttttttcagctgcagTCAACATGAATAACCTGAATGATCCTCAGGACTGGAATATAAGGCCAGAGAGGCAGGGTGATGGTGATGGGGACAGCAGATGGAACTATGCCCTCCTGGTGCCCATGCTGGGACTCGCTGCCTTTCGTATGTACTACCCTTAGGGTGCTTTACTAGTGTTTATGTTGTGATTGATTTAACTTTTTCTTTCTCCTGTGCTCTCTAAGGATGGATCTGGTCCAAGCAGTTTCAAAAGCAAATTGAAGAGGCCAAGGTCATGATCAAGAAGGACTTGGGTAACCAGAAAGAGGAAATTGAGGAGGCAAAGATCAAGTTCCAGAAAAACTTGGCTTACCAGAAAGAGCAACTTGAGAAAGAACGTTCCAACATTAGGTTGGAACGTGAAGCTGTAAAATACGAAACATCTGAATTGTTTCACAACACCCTGGAAATggaaaaagaggaagaagaaagagCTTTAAGCCTTCTGGAGGACGTAGAGTACAGGCTGGTGAAAAGGCAAGAGATGTTTTGCAGTAATATGGTGCCTTCTTCATGGAGGGTGGTGATGGAGAATGAACTATTGGCTTATATAGCCAAGAAGCCACTTCTTACAGATCTGAAGATTGAAAACGGTCTCAAGGACATTTTTCAGAATGATTGCAGCTGTGCCGAGTATCTCAACAAAGATCCCCAGAAGAATGGATGTCTGATGTGGCTGTATCTCAGATACTGGCGGCTGCAGCTCACTCTTCAATCACACCAGAAAGCTGAGGCTGCTGTACTCAACACACTGACAAAAAAGTGAGAGGGCAGAAATTAATCTATATCATTAAAATGGTGTGTTTTAAAAGATTGTCAATATAGATAATTAGATCCAATTTTGTGTTCTATTGTTTCTTTGTGGGAAGAGCAAATTCAGATTTGTACAAGTAGGCCTAtacacaataaaatacaaatgtgacGAGTCGAGTCAGGGgggtagccatcttttcagaagtgagggggacagaaattacacacacacacacaaacacacgcatatatatatatatatatatatatatatatatatatatatatatatatatataaatataatatatataataactattacaatataatacaaaacattacaaaataaaatgtattttatctatATAGCCTGCCAGTCAACAGTtcttgaacagtaagatttttaatgtttttaaagaagtctcttctgctcaccaagccggcatttatttgatccaaagtacagcaaaagcagtaatattgtgaaatatttttactatttaaaataactgttttctatttgaatatattttaaaatgctatttattcctgtgatccaagctgtattttcagcatcattcctccagtcttcagtgtctcatccttcagaaatcattcaaatatgctgatttgctgattatcattatttaaaacatatgagtaaattttttcagttttatttgatgaatagaaggatccaaagatcagcatttatttgaaataaaaagcttttgcaacattatacactctatcattcaaaagaaaagaaaaatttggaaatcaaaatatggaaattaatacttttagcaatgattttttaaattgatcaaaagtaatgataaagacatcatttacaaaagatttatatttcatataaatgctgttctcctgacctttctattcaccaaagaaatcttaaaaataatgttttcaacattatcataataaatgttttttgttgttgttgtttttttgttttttttttcttaacagcaaatcagaatatcagaattatttctggaGGATCGtgtgaatggagtaatgatgctaaaaattcagctttgaaatctcaataaattacattttgaaatatattcaaatagaaatcagttattgttttgctgtactttggatcaaataaatgcaggcttggtgaacagaagagacgtctttaaaaacattaacaagcttactgttcaaaacattttgattggtagtgtataGGCAACTTAAATTTTTCTCTAACTTCAGGCTTTTAATTGGCTAAGAAATCTATAACtgcaggacaaaaaaaataatgatttgtttatatacactacaaacactttttttatcaCATTATAAGGCAGAATAGTATGGGGGTAGGATTGTAGcaatattccaaataaatagattatgatcCACAAATGAATAGAATGATATCCACAAATGTTaggatttaaacaaaaaaataatcaaattcacaaatatataaaaaattgattTGCTAGTAAAAAacatattcacaaatatgtttttatgtcaCAAGCAAAATTCTGCCTGCATTCATTTGTGAATGCAATTAACCCAATCAGATAACGCCCGTGTGACCAATCGCAGCACGCTCGCTCTCCAACCAATCACGTTTTGCCTAACAACAACTGTTTTCACACAGcatagctggacgcttttgtccatattaggagtttcctggtaTGAATTTCTGCGCGAGAGcttaaaagtgagtttaatccaagcagctctaaaagaTCTTAGAATAGTTCTGCATCCTTCTGAAGGCTCTCAGCTGAGAAGGGTATAACTGCATCTTGGAGATCTCCAAATAGGGGCGGGAACTCCAAAAAGGGGCGGACACTTCAAAATAGGGCGTGGCTTCATCCCATTGAGAGACAGGTGCATGACACGCATGCACAATTTTTCCACCAATCCACTTCAGTGCAAACTCCGCCCCACAGCTGATTCTGAAGCTTTTATTGGTTGTGTCAGTTAAAGTGTTTCCTAAACTATGCAACAAAAAATgctaacccctaaacctaccccacacTTTACCTTAACCATTGAAATTGACTGAATGGCGGGATTGGCGCTGAATAGCATGGTAAAGAAAGTTGCAGTTCAGGAGATAAACAGTTAATAAGATCATGTGATATGAGACTCACAGGACAATGGCACCTTTTTAGTTACACCCAGCATCACTACCCCCTCCTAGCCTGCGAATGTCGTGACCCGGGACTGCTTGGAATAAAGCGATATATGAAAATCTTTCCCATCCGCTGGGACGTCTCCTGAGTGATTCCCGTTTACATCGTGAAGCAGAGGTTCAGACTTGGGTCCAAACTGGCCACTTTGCTTGCAGCAGCTTTGGTCTCTGCTCTCATggagaacatttatttatatagcatattttattttagatgaactagaaacaatgtttattttataaagttttataaatgaaacAGTAATAATTGGCTGAAACCATAACAATTGGCTGAAGCCACAGCCAATGGTGAAAGTCTTTGCGAAAGGAGACCCCACCCCATTTTGGAGGTTCTAACCAATTTTGGAGTTCACGCCTAATTTTGGAGATCTCCGGTCTGCAGTTATACCCACTGAAGAGCcccacggaggagctccggaaggataaaaggaagagtaacgacagtgaaggatgagagaggaccaggcctacACTTTTATACTATACTGTTGTTTCATTATGTTGTATGCAGCAGACGTCCATGAGGGGCTCCcacttttactttagttttctgtttgtttatttgattattagtgtttttaaatgttcGCCAGTTGCACCTCTTTCTTTCCCATCCATGAACTTTGTTACATTGGTGCCAGTAGGTTGTCTGAACTCCTGCGTCTCAAGTAAAAGACACATCTGTTAAAAGGCTGTCAAGCCATGTAAAGCTTGTTGTTTATGGTGGAAAGGAGATTCAAAGCACTGACCAAAGATCCACTGTGTTACTTTGCCATCTGAATGATCATATCTACACTTTACAGTTCTGCGTGGTCCAAAGTGATGTACAGCCATTGCTTGTGCTCCCTGATTGTCTTCGGATGGGCCTCATATAACtgacaataactgtggaacacataCATATACTTACACATTACTCAAGTTTATGAATGATCCTTCGTACAACAATGTAATTATGCAGTAAAGAATATTAATAAGACAAAACACCAGTGTAAAATACAAACTATAAAATAGGATAAATATGCAAGTAATATGTGAGTTGATGATTTTAAtcagagaaaatgaaaaaaaagaaaagaaaatgaggcAAAATTGCCTTGTATTTAAGAATTGTGTTGTATATAAAGTGATAAGTGACAGATTGACTTGCACCGTATTgctaattaattactaattagtAGGTTGGCTCCAGGGGCGGATCtacaaaaatattgatggggtggtgaGAAGGGGGccagaatttttgaggggtggtaacatatggcagacgtatatatactgaatttagtcacagttatcacagtttgatgataaatatatgtgcacactacaaaagaacacaggctgccatttacaaacttaatctcatgcaatcaatgtcttgtatttgaaacagttcatataaggaataagtgaccataccccataagcaccaccacactcactaatgcatacagtatgcatcgacatgtaattaaaggggggggtgaaatgctatttcatgcaaactgagttttttacactgttaaagagttggattcccatactaaacatggacaaagtttcaaaaattaagttgtacgtttgaaggagtatttctgttccaaaaatactccttccggtttgtcacaagtttcggaaagtttttttcgagaatggctctgtgtgacgttagatggagcggaatttccttatatgggtcctgagggcacttctgccggaagagcgcgcgctcctgtatagcagagcactgagagcacaacagacttcactgatcagagcgagagcgtcgcgaaatgtcacaaaagaagtgtgtttttggttgccagggcaagacaaccctgcacagattaccaaagaaaaaacagcattaagggaccagtggatggagtttatttttacagagcatcaacggagttgtgcaagtgtttgtgtttgttccctgcatttctaaaatgcttgttttacaaacaaagcccagtttgacgacggatttgcgtatcgtttatttcttaaggatgatgcaatcccaacgaaaaagggtcacgattgtgtgttggaactgcaggtggtgagtaaaactgcttcaaatatctctgcctccttgttagtgcgtccgcctcccatcggagacccgggttcgagccccgctcggagcgagtccttgctgctgctgctctcgttcagtttgaGCCTTCACAGCTGttacagcttccacatgctctcaacgcaactggcgctcgtgattctttagctccgcccacacgtcacgcctccaggcgctcgtgtttttccgggaaaaatcggtacagactatctttctcttatgaatataataaaactacatactttttggagttatgaaggatgcagtactacgctataggtactcaagattaacatgatattgagtgaaaacgagcatttcaccccccctttaagagcattataaaaggttcagtgttatatgtcaatttattataagaaacacaagactttaacagccaatgacatttccagctggggagactcaactgattttctactgtttagtgttaatcatcatctaactcaaccagtcaagagctacatttagccttagatgttatatgaatatggtccctgaagcataggttttattagctgacattaataataaacaaataaacattataggcacaaatacaaatgtacttttagaaattgtttttgaaaaatatggtgttattgttttggcaagtttaaattaaaacttctatgaaagcTTTtttgatattcctttaaaataatgttttagtatatctttttttaagtatattttactaagcaatttcttacataatttcttcgagttagaccaaacttttattttagtgagttgtagacagagtttctgtgttttttaattaactattattattagccattaggcctacttgaagtatagcatactctactgtgcaatagtactatagttctgtttgaatttcttcaagttataccgaaattttcttttgacaggttgtcataaagac includes the following:
- the LOC127935754 gene encoding coiled-coil domain-containing protein 127-like, with the translated sequence MNNLNDPQDWNIRPERQGDGDGDSRWNYALLVPMLGLAAFRWIWSKQFQKQIEEAKVMIKKDLGNQKEEIEEAKIKFQKNLAYQKEQLEKERSNIRLEREAVKYETSELFHNTLEMEKEEEERALSLLEDVEYRLVKRQEMFCSNMVPSSWRVVMENELLAYIAKKPLLTDLKIENGLKDIFQNDCSCAEYLNKDPQKNGCLMWLYLRYWRLQLTLQSHQKAEAAVLNTLTKK